A single genomic interval of Nerophis ophidion isolate RoL-2023_Sa linkage group LG11, RoL_Noph_v1.0, whole genome shotgun sequence harbors:
- the LOC133561900 gene encoding RING finger protein 225-like isoform X2, translated as MSDDRERRGPHRNQSCDGRLPTNVKPRLGSKENRRPQPAQVRRSRSSDSDGGERGRRAQRHREEGTRRGRSTEAVRRVRRDGDVDHHRRSRAPDNDVEETECAICFCSYDNIFKTPKLLACGHTFCLECLARINVTSHEVKTLSCPVCREVTEIPHGQDLPRLGNNEDIIGRLPPEMQRARSIRFKRSKGKLLLKNAPSTHGVLTLPHKSQEAQTAPSGDLRLATLEEGTEPATMVDVGRPPNRVRGRMRRFFRSSRCYYATVGIVVTIAVVFLLVGVLAFIIIPNVGRRPGRPGNQTEQSGRAFTPRGLTTTWVGRAAGTPH; from the coding sequence ATGAGCGATGATCGCGAGAGACGCGGTCCCCACCGGAACCAGAGCTGTGATGGCAGGCTTCCCACCAACGTCAAGCCCCGATTGGGCAGCAAGGAGAACCGGAGGCCTCAGCCTGCCCAGGTCAGAAGGTCCAGGAGCAGTGACTCAGACGGCGGGGAGAGAGGACGCAGGGCGCAGCGGCACCGGGAGGAAGGAACTCGACGTGGGAGGAGCACCGAGGCCGTGAGACGGGTGAGGAGGGACGGGGACGTCGACCACCACCGGAGGTCGCGCGCGCCAGACAACGACGTGGAGGAAACGGAGTGCGCCATCTGCTTCTGCTCTTATGATAACATCTTCAAGACCCCCAAGCTGCTGGCCTGCGGTCACACCTTCTGCTTGGAGTGCCTCGCCCGCATCAATGTCACCTCCCACGAGGTCAAGACCCTGTCCTGCCCCGTGTGCCGTGAGGTGACTGAGATCCCCCACGGCCAAGACCTGCCCCGGCTGGGCAACAACGAGGACATCATCGGTCGGCTCCCGCCAGAGATGCAGAGGGCCAGGTCCATCCGCTTCAAGCGCAGCAAGGGCAAGCTCCTCCTGAAGAACGCCCCCTCCACGCACGGCGTCCTCACGCTGCCTCACAAGAGCCAGGAGGCCCAGACCGCCCCCAGCGGCGACCTCCGCCTCGCAACCTTGGAGGAGGGCACGGAGCCCGCCACCATGGTGGACGTGGGCCGGCCCCCCAATAGGGTCAGAGGTCGCATGCGCAGGTTTTTCCGCTCCAGCCGGTGCTACTACGCCACGGTGGGGATCGTTGTCACCATCGCCGTGGTGTTCCTGCTGGTGGGGGTCCTGGCCTTTATCATTATCCCCAACGTGGGCCGCAGGCCTGGACGACCCGGGAACCAGACAGAGCAGTCGGGGAGGGCTTTCACTCCGAGGGGTCTGACCACAACCTGGGTCGGGCGGGCTGCCGGGACCCCACACTGA